The following nucleotide sequence is from Megalops cyprinoides isolate fMegCyp1 chromosome 6, fMegCyp1.pri, whole genome shotgun sequence.
ATTCCCTAGCTAGATAAGCGAGTTTCCTACTCCTAGTTGGAACAGCCATGTACAGTTAGCTAGCAGAAGGTTATTTGTGTGCTCGGTGATAATGTCATCTGTGCATGTTGTCTGTAACCAGGTTTAAACACACCGATTGACCGCCTGatctcagttcattttttgctgtttgtcttcTACCGGCCAGAAATAATGTTCCATCGCTGAAAATGGGAGGTAGCGGCTCCAAATCCAAGGGTTATTGGCCTTTTCCTGGTTCGGGTAGCGGTTCTGATCCAGCCAAAGAGGGAAATGACCAGTCAGTGGCCCGCATCCGATGTTCCCGGAATGCGACCCCTTTCGTGTTCACAAGGCGGAGGTAAGCACAAAGAGTGGGGTTACAGTCTTATTTTGTTACGCGTTGTTATTTTGTTACGCGTTGCTGTGCATTATTACCACCACCACTAACCTATAATTTACGGGACGTGATGAGTAGAACACAGCATGTTCCTGCGGCGCAATGAGAATTAGATTTTAATTATAGGATTACATTGGCAACGATTCAGTCAACTGTTCATCTGCTGCGGCATATTGCTGCTTGTTAGCTGGCCTTGGTCAACCCAATTCAAGAGCCTGCTAACAGTCTGAggtgatttaaaaacaaaactctttAAGAATGGATCGCTGGAACAACACAGTATTTGATAACCAGCATGATTTAGATTAGATTTAGATATAGATGAAGAACATTACatagtttaattaaaaaacaaacctttcCAGATGAAGTGCCACTTCATTTGTGGACATTCTTATCTGTAAGGGTTACGTTACCCattcatggtgttttttttttcttttcatttctatCCAGTATTGGAAAATGAgatttaagtacattttttccaaatccACAGCTCTATGTTCTTTGATGAAGATGGCGATCTGGCCCATGAATTCTATGAGGAGACAATTGTGACAAAAAATGGGCGCAGGAGAGCCAAGCTGAAGAGGATTCAGAAGAACCTTATACCTCAGGTGGGCTGCAGTGCTTGGACTACATCATACTACAGTTTTGTGACTGTCAGAACCTGCATATTGATATATGTGGTGTCATTAATGTATACAGATTCAGTATGATGGAATTTATAGCACACTTGAAACTGTATAGGccatgaaaatacaaaaaaagtatCAAAAAGGAGACTAGTAATGGCAGGATAAACAAATATGAGATGCAGCATCTCAGAATGTGAAGATAAAATGGGCACTatgccatgtttttgttttctttacagcTTTCACTTTCGGCTAAAGTAGTTAGTGAGGAGGTCTTGAGCTCAGACCACCTTCCTGTTTCGCTCCCTCCTTCCCacacatctttctttctttaggGAATTGTGAAGCTGGACCACCCTTGTATCCATGTGGATTTTCCGGTCGTTCTATGTGAACTTTGAAGAAGCTCAGGGCAATCTGGGAGACCAAACCATGGCCAGCGCCTGACACTACTCCGTCCCTCAGACTCTGTTCCCCTTAAAACTCGACCGCCTGGTCCTGAACTTCACTTTGCTGCCTGTGCGTGGGAGTATGCAGCTCCTCCATGTGCAAAggctgtctcactgtgtgttcGGTCCTGACCTGCAGACTCAGGCATTACCGGCTCTAAACTGGACAAATACAGATTGTGTGTGGAAGATGGAGAAAAGGTGGAAATGTGACCCCTCCTCTCATGTGGTTTGTGCTGTACAGTGCATCAggagcagtgcagtgtgttctGACACACAGGGAGATTCTGATCCACAGCAGTACACTACCACCGGTCTGCACAGTCTctcattttggttttcaaattTGATTCACTCCTTGAAGGATCAGCATCAGCTTTTGGACCAAAGTGATGTGATCTGATGTGAAAAGGTGGTGTAAAAGCTTTTTGATTTCATACCTATGCAGCATGGGGAGTCTGTCTTGTCGCTTTCAGTGCTTGGAAGCTAAGGACTGAACTTAACACACGGTACAGCTCCAGGGGCAGTGAAGACAAAATCTgcattgtttatgtgtgtgtatctttgtgtgcatgtgtacatgtatgcatgtgtgttcagGGGGgatggtgtgcatgtgtatgtgtgtgtgtgtgtgtaaaggaaAGAGGGTGTTGTCCTGTTGGTCTTGCACTcatctgtgttattttctgtgattgtgGTGACTGCGGGCAGCTAATGGAATTTTAAAACGCATTTCAAGGCTGAACCACCTCCAACTTGTCCATTTAGGTCATGCAGCAAAACAGAGTTGTGCACTTTTCTCCGCTTGTACAATCTAGAGTGCGTCTGACCTGTATGTTTGGCGCAGCAGGAGTCTGGATTAGTTTGTCCAGATGGACAAATAGTTGTAGTGTCACCAGGGAGTTGTCCTGTGTTTCAGAATTGTAAGAAACCGATTTcaacattaatttatttccGTTATAggtatttattaaatttatttccCTTGTTATATccataaactaaaaaaaatgaacatgtgaAATCCAAAcaatgtgttcatgtgttttgctttgcagGTTCTGCACAGTTCACTGGTCT
It contains:
- the tusc2b gene encoding tumor suppressor 2, mitochondrial calcium regulator b, which produces MGGSGSKSKGYWPFPGSGSGSDPAKEGNDQSVARIRCSRNATPFVFTRRSSMFFDEDGDLAHEFYEETIVTKNGRRRAKLKRIQKNLIPQGIVKLDHPCIHVDFPVVLCEL